Proteins encoded by one window of Melospiza georgiana isolate bMelGeo1 chromosome 18, bMelGeo1.pri, whole genome shotgun sequence:
- the YPEL1 gene encoding protein yippee-like 1 — MVKMTKSKTFQAYLPNCHRTYSCIHCRAHLANHDELISKSFQGSQGRAYLFNSVVNVGCGPAEERVLLTGLHAVADIYCENCKTTLGWKYEHAFESSQKYKEGKFIIELAHMIKDNGWE, encoded by the exons ATGgtaaaaatgacaaaatcaaAAACGTTCCAGGCTTACCTGCCAAACTGTCACCGAACCTACAGCTGCATCCACTGCAGAGCCCATCTCGCCAATCACGATGAATTGATCTCCAAG TCCTTCCAGGGAAGCCAGGGACGAGCCTACCTCTTCAATTCTGT GGTAAATGTGGGCTGTGGTCCAGCAGAGGAGAGAGTTCTTCTGACAGGTTTACATGCTGTAGCAGATATCTATTGTGAAAACTGTAAAACCACTCTTGGATGGAAATAT gaaCATGCTTTTGAGAGCAGTCAGAAatacaaagaaggaaaatttatCATTGAACTTGCCCACATGATAAAAGAcaatggctgggagtga